In Populus trichocarpa isolate Nisqually-1 chromosome 7, P.trichocarpa_v4.1, whole genome shotgun sequence, the following proteins share a genomic window:
- the LOC7473168 gene encoding ATP-dependent DNA helicase DDM1 isoform X2, producing the protein MENEAPADSPTSVLEDEEKCKIKEEVKLEEVIFVEAKNGDSSLISKSMAEEEEKLLNSRIKEVQETVPEEAARLNESQYTRLDDLLTQTQLYSEFLLEQMDQITTNGVEQEDEPAKQSRGRGSKRKAAALYNSRKAKRAVTAMLTRSKEVENAEDANLTEEERVEKEQRELVPLLTGGRLKSYQIKGVKWLISLWQNGLNGILADQMGLGKTIQTIGFLAHLIGNGLNGPYLVIAPLSTLSNWVNEISRFVPSMDAIIYHGNKKQRDEIRRKHMPRSIGPKFPIIVTSYEIALSDAKKHLRHYPWKYLVVDEGHRLKNSKCKLLKELKYLCVDNKLILTGTPLQNNLAELWSLLNFILPDIFQSHEEFESWFDLSGKCSNEAMKEEVEERRRAQVVVKLHAILRPFLLRRLKNDVEQMLPRKKEIILYATLTEHQKKFQDHLINKTLEGYLREKMDTGRGMKGRLTNLMVQLRKNCYHPDLLESAFDGSYFYPPVEQIVEQCGKFRLLDKLLNRLFALKHKVLIFSQWTKVLDIMDYYFSEKGFEVCRIDGSVNLDERKRQIEEFNDENSQYRVFLLSTRAGGLGINLTSADTCILYDSDWNPQMDLQAMDRCHRIGQTKPVHVYRLATAQSIEGRILKRAFSKLKLEHVVIGKGQFHLEQTKSKGTEVMEEEDILALLRDEETAEDKLIQTDISDEDLERILDRSDLVVGSSDDDTESIAATGSFPLKGPGWEVVIPNANGGMLSTLYS; encoded by the exons ggaagaagagaaactATTGAATTCTCGGATAAAAGAGGTGCAAGAAACAGTGCCGGAGGAGGCAGCTCGCTTGAATGAGAGTCAATATACGAGATTGGATGACCTCTTAACTCAAACTCAGCTCTATTCGGAGTTCTTGCTGGAACAGATGGATCAAATCACAACT AATGGAGTGGAGCAAGAGGATGAGCCTGCGAAGCAAAGTAGAGGTCGGGGATCAAAAAGAAAAGCTGCTGCACTATACAATTCT AGGAAAGCCAAGAGAGCAGTTACTGCAATGCTTACAAGGTCTAAGGAAGTTGAAAACGCTGAGGATGCAAATTTGACTGAAGAAGAAAGAGTTGAGAAAGAGCAGAGAGAACTTGTACCTTTGTTGACTGGTGGCAGGTTGAAGTCCTATCAGATTAAAGGTGTGAAATGGTTGATCTCTCTTTGGCAAAATGGGCTTAATGGGATCCTTGCCGATCAAATGGGACTTGGAAAGACTATCCAAACAATTGGTTTCCTAGCACACTTAATAGGGAATGGCTTAAATGGGCCTTATTTGGTTATTGCCCCTCTTTCCACTCTCTCAAATTGGGTGAATGAGATTTCAAG GTTTGTTCCTTCCATGGATGCAATTATATACCATGGTAACAAGAAACAGAGGGATGAGATAAGGAGGAAGCACATGCCCAGATCAATTGGCCCCAAATTTCCAATTATTGTTACTTCCTATGAGATTGCATTATCTGACGCGAAAAAGCACTTGAGGCATTACCCATGGAAGTATCTTGTGGTTGATGAG GGGCACCggctgaaaaattcaaaatgcaaaTTGCTGAAGGAGTTGAAATACTTATGTGTGGACAATAAGCTCATATTAACTGGGACACCCCTGCAAAACAATTTGGCTGAGCTTTGGTCATTGCTGAATTTCATTTTGCCTGATATTTTCCAATCTCATGAAGAATTTGAGTCGTG gTTTGATCTGTCAGGAAAGTGCAGTAATGAAGCAATGaaggaagaagtagaagaaaggCGAAGGGCTCAG GTTGTAGTCAAACTCCATGCAATATTGCGCCCATTTCTCCTTCGGAGATTGAAGAATGATGTGGAGCAGATGCTCCCCCGGAAAAAGGAGATTATTTTATATGCTACTCTGACCGAGCATCAGAAGAAATTCCAGGATCATTTAATTAATAAGACCCTGGAGGGCTATTTGCGAGAGAAGATGGATACAG GACGTGGTATGAAAGGAAGGCTTACCAATTTGATGGTTCAACTTCGAAAAAATTGCTACCACCCCGACCTCTTAGAGTCTGCCTTTGATGGATCAT ATTTCTATCCACCCGTGGAACAGATAGTTGAGCAGTGCGGCAAATTCCGATTGCTGGACAAATTGTTGAATCGATTGTTTGCGCTGAAGCACAAA GTTCTGATTTTCTCTCAGTGGACTAAAGTTTTGGACATAATGGATTACTATTTTAGTGAGAAAGGATTTGAAGTTTGTAGAATTGATGGCAGTGTGAATTTGGACGAAAGGAAGAGACAG ATTGAGGAATTCAATGATGAGAACAGCCAGTATAGGGTATTTCTTCTCAGCACAAGAGCTGGTGGACTGGGTATAAACCTCACTTCAGCTGATACCTGTATACTGTACGACAGTGATTGG AACCCTCAAATGGATCTGCAAGCCATGGATAGATGTCATCGAATTGGGCAAACCAAGCCTGTTCATGTTTACAGGCTTGCAACAGCTCAGTCAATCGAG GGTCGTATTTTGAAAAGGGCTTTTAGTAAGTTGAAGCTTGAGCACGTGGTCATTGGGAAGGGGCAGTTTCATCTAGAGCAAACCAAGTCTAAGGGCACGGAAGTCatggag GAAGAGGATATACTGGCGCTACTTCGAGATGAAGAAACTGCAGAAGACAAGTTGATACAGACAGATATCAGTGATGAAGATTTAGAGAGGATCTTGGATCGGAGTGATTTGGTTGTAGGCTCATCAGATGATGACACAGAAAGTATTGCTGCTACTGGTTCATTTCCCCTGAAAGGGCCTGGTTGGGAGGTGGTAATACCAAATGCAAATGGAGGCATGCTCTCTACCCTTTACAGCTAG
- the LOC7473168 gene encoding ATP-dependent DNA helicase DDM1 isoform X1, translating into MGSEVENEAPADSPTSVLEDEEKCKIKEEVKLEEVIFVEAKNGDSSLISKSMAEEEEKLLNSRIKEVQETVPEEAARLNESQYTRLDDLLTQTQLYSEFLLEQMDQITTNGVEQEDEPAKQSRGRGSKRKAAALYNSRKAKRAVTAMLTRSKEVENAEDANLTEEERVEKEQRELVPLLTGGRLKSYQIKGVKWLISLWQNGLNGILADQMGLGKTIQTIGFLAHLIGNGLNGPYLVIAPLSTLSNWVNEISRFVPSMDAIIYHGNKKQRDEIRRKHMPRSIGPKFPIIVTSYEIALSDAKKHLRHYPWKYLVVDEGHRLKNSKCKLLKELKYLCVDNKLILTGTPLQNNLAELWSLLNFILPDIFQSHEEFESWFDLSGKCSNEAMKEEVEERRRAQVVVKLHAILRPFLLRRLKNDVEQMLPRKKEIILYATLTEHQKKFQDHLINKTLEGYLREKMDTGRGMKGRLTNLMVQLRKNCYHPDLLESAFDGSYFYPPVEQIVEQCGKFRLLDKLLNRLFALKHKVLIFSQWTKVLDIMDYYFSEKGFEVCRIDGSVNLDERKRQIEEFNDENSQYRVFLLSTRAGGLGINLTSADTCILYDSDWNPQMDLQAMDRCHRIGQTKPVHVYRLATAQSIEGRILKRAFSKLKLEHVVIGKGQFHLEQTKSKGTEVMEEEDILALLRDEETAEDKLIQTDISDEDLERILDRSDLVVGSSDDDTESIAATGSFPLKGPGWEVVIPNANGGMLSTLYS; encoded by the exons ggaagaagagaaactATTGAATTCTCGGATAAAAGAGGTGCAAGAAACAGTGCCGGAGGAGGCAGCTCGCTTGAATGAGAGTCAATATACGAGATTGGATGACCTCTTAACTCAAACTCAGCTCTATTCGGAGTTCTTGCTGGAACAGATGGATCAAATCACAACT AATGGAGTGGAGCAAGAGGATGAGCCTGCGAAGCAAAGTAGAGGTCGGGGATCAAAAAGAAAAGCTGCTGCACTATACAATTCT AGGAAAGCCAAGAGAGCAGTTACTGCAATGCTTACAAGGTCTAAGGAAGTTGAAAACGCTGAGGATGCAAATTTGACTGAAGAAGAAAGAGTTGAGAAAGAGCAGAGAGAACTTGTACCTTTGTTGACTGGTGGCAGGTTGAAGTCCTATCAGATTAAAGGTGTGAAATGGTTGATCTCTCTTTGGCAAAATGGGCTTAATGGGATCCTTGCCGATCAAATGGGACTTGGAAAGACTATCCAAACAATTGGTTTCCTAGCACACTTAATAGGGAATGGCTTAAATGGGCCTTATTTGGTTATTGCCCCTCTTTCCACTCTCTCAAATTGGGTGAATGAGATTTCAAG GTTTGTTCCTTCCATGGATGCAATTATATACCATGGTAACAAGAAACAGAGGGATGAGATAAGGAGGAAGCACATGCCCAGATCAATTGGCCCCAAATTTCCAATTATTGTTACTTCCTATGAGATTGCATTATCTGACGCGAAAAAGCACTTGAGGCATTACCCATGGAAGTATCTTGTGGTTGATGAG GGGCACCggctgaaaaattcaaaatgcaaaTTGCTGAAGGAGTTGAAATACTTATGTGTGGACAATAAGCTCATATTAACTGGGACACCCCTGCAAAACAATTTGGCTGAGCTTTGGTCATTGCTGAATTTCATTTTGCCTGATATTTTCCAATCTCATGAAGAATTTGAGTCGTG gTTTGATCTGTCAGGAAAGTGCAGTAATGAAGCAATGaaggaagaagtagaagaaaggCGAAGGGCTCAG GTTGTAGTCAAACTCCATGCAATATTGCGCCCATTTCTCCTTCGGAGATTGAAGAATGATGTGGAGCAGATGCTCCCCCGGAAAAAGGAGATTATTTTATATGCTACTCTGACCGAGCATCAGAAGAAATTCCAGGATCATTTAATTAATAAGACCCTGGAGGGCTATTTGCGAGAGAAGATGGATACAG GACGTGGTATGAAAGGAAGGCTTACCAATTTGATGGTTCAACTTCGAAAAAATTGCTACCACCCCGACCTCTTAGAGTCTGCCTTTGATGGATCAT ATTTCTATCCACCCGTGGAACAGATAGTTGAGCAGTGCGGCAAATTCCGATTGCTGGACAAATTGTTGAATCGATTGTTTGCGCTGAAGCACAAA GTTCTGATTTTCTCTCAGTGGACTAAAGTTTTGGACATAATGGATTACTATTTTAGTGAGAAAGGATTTGAAGTTTGTAGAATTGATGGCAGTGTGAATTTGGACGAAAGGAAGAGACAG ATTGAGGAATTCAATGATGAGAACAGCCAGTATAGGGTATTTCTTCTCAGCACAAGAGCTGGTGGACTGGGTATAAACCTCACTTCAGCTGATACCTGTATACTGTACGACAGTGATTGG AACCCTCAAATGGATCTGCAAGCCATGGATAGATGTCATCGAATTGGGCAAACCAAGCCTGTTCATGTTTACAGGCTTGCAACAGCTCAGTCAATCGAG GGTCGTATTTTGAAAAGGGCTTTTAGTAAGTTGAAGCTTGAGCACGTGGTCATTGGGAAGGGGCAGTTTCATCTAGAGCAAACCAAGTCTAAGGGCACGGAAGTCatggag GAAGAGGATATACTGGCGCTACTTCGAGATGAAGAAACTGCAGAAGACAAGTTGATACAGACAGATATCAGTGATGAAGATTTAGAGAGGATCTTGGATCGGAGTGATTTGGTTGTAGGCTCATCAGATGATGACACAGAAAGTATTGCTGCTACTGGTTCATTTCCCCTGAAAGGGCCTGGTTGGGAGGTGGTAATACCAAATGCAAATGGAGGCATGCTCTCTACCCTTTACAGCTAG